The proteins below are encoded in one region of Silene latifolia isolate original U9 population chromosome 2, ASM4854445v1, whole genome shotgun sequence:
- the LOC141629801 gene encoding uncharacterized protein LOC141629801: MGTQVGCEPAAVDPVNGNIVTGDLLGNEHAVMDEGNDVANNPVALVKDDAAEKVVDSVVETAMEDAAVKDHGVEVTPQDATEKSFDLPLTFWSTAEVDEAFRWGAVQDKGQSEPGEVATVDPGKVNDVTDELFGNEDGDIPEDNDAANKLESVRHPHRSWTTQLKTIIPLRYLTK; this comes from the exons ATGGGAACTCAAGTGGGATGTGAACCAGCCGCAGTAGACCCTGTTAATGGTAACATTGTCACTGGTGATTTATTGGGAAATGAACACGCGGTTATGGATGAAGGTAATGATGTAGCAAATAATCCGGTGGCTTTGGTAAAGGATGATGCTGCGGAGAAAGTGGTGGACAGTGTGGTGGAGACTGCAATGGAAGACGCGGCAGTGAAGGATCATGGAG TGGAGGTTACACCGCAGGATGCGACCGAAAAGTCATTCGACTTACCACTTACTTTTTGGTCTACTGCTGAAGTAGATGAGGCCTTTCGTTGGGGTGCGGTTCAAGATAAAGGGCAGTCTGAACCTGGTGAGGTTGCAACAGTAGACCCTGGGAAAGTGAATGATGTGACTGATGAGTTATTTGGAAATGAAGACGGGGATATTCCTGAAGATAATGATGCAGCAAATAAACTTGAGTCAGTTCGTCACCCGCATAGAAGTTGGACAACTCAACTTAAAACGATCATACCCCTTCGTTACTTAACCAAATAA